The window TTGCGGTCATCTTTTTGGCGTTGACCGTTCCCGTCGTTTGGGCGCAGATCTCTGTCGGCAGTCGTCGCCTGCGGGATATGGGACGAAGCGGCTGGTTGTTCGCCGTTCCCTTTTCCAGCTATTCTTGCTGCTATATTTTGCCTGTTCTCGGGGCTGCGGCATACTGGCAATTCACGGCGGCGGCCACTGTCGTTTTGTATTTTCTCCTGGCCCTGGTCAAGGGAACGGCTGCGGCCGAACCGCGCCGGCGTTAGAGCGGAGGCAATCGGATGAACGTGAGCACAGAGGAGTCGCGTACGATGAGTATACCTATGTTGAAGGCGGATCACTTGAGTCATTCCTATACGGATGAAGCGGGGCGCACGGTTTACGCTGTCAAAGACGTATCTTTTTCCATTGATGAAGGAGAATTTGTTGCGATTATCGGAACCAACGGGTCGGGAAAATCGACGTTGGCCAAGCATTTTAACGCGTTGTTACGGCCAACGGAAGGCAGTTGTGAAGTTTGTGGCATGCAGACGGCGCAAGAAGAAAATTTATGGAATATCAGGCAGCATGTCGGGATGGTTTTTCAGAACCCGGATAATCAAATCGTGGCAGCTGTCGTTGAAGAAGATGTCGCATTCGGTCCGGAAAATCTCGGCGTTCCCTCTGCCGAAATAAAAGAACGGGTGCGGACTGCTTTGGAACGGGTGCAGATGACACAGTATGCCAAGCATGGCCCCCATCTGTTGAGCGGCGGCCAAAAGCAGCGTATCGCCATTGCCGGAATCCTGGCCATGCAGTCCCGCTGCATCGTCCTTGACGAGCCGACGGCAATGCTTGATCCGAAGGGGCGGCGCGAGGTCATGGATACGCTTTTACAGCTGCACGATGAAGGCATTACCATCGTTCTGATCACGCACTTCATGGAAGAAGCGGTTCGAGCCGACCGCGTTCTCGTCATGAATCAAGGCGAGCTTGTCTTGGAAGGAACGCCGCGCGACGTTTTTACGCATGTCCGTAAACTGCAGACGATGGGGCTTGACGTGCCCGTTGCCGCTGAGTTGGCGGCGCTTCTGCGAGAAAAAGGCGTTGCCGTAAGCGGCCAGATCATCACAAAGGAAGAGTTGGGAGATTCTTTATGTCCATTGTTTTAACGGGAGTACGGCATACGTACGGTGTGGGAACGCCTTTTGAAAAAACGGCGCTCCATCATATAGACTTGGAAATTCATGCCGGTGAGTTTGTCGGAATTATCGGGCATACCGGTTCCGGAAAGTCGACGCTGGTCCAGATTTTAAACGGCTTGTTGCAGCCGACGGAAGGAACGGTTACTGTCGACGGCATCAATATCGGTAAAAAGGATAAGGAGGCTATGACGATGCGGCATACGGTCGGCATGGTTTTCCAATACCCGGAATATCAATTATTTGAAGAAACGATTGCAAAAGATATCGCCTTCGGTCCCCGTAATTTCGGACTCAATGAAGAAGCTGTCGAGGAACGTGTCAAGGAAGCGATGGAGTTTGTCGGTCTCGATTATGAAACTTACGCGGCTCGGTCGCCGTTTCGGCTGAGTGGCGGTCAGATGCGGCGCGTGGCTATTGCCGGCGTCATTGCCATTCATCCCGCCTATTTGATTCTCGATGAACCGTCTGCCGGTCTGGATCCGGCCGGCAGACGCGAGATATTTTCGGAAATATTGCGTTGGCACCGTGAAAAAGGCATTACGGTTATCCTCGTTTCCCATAATATGGAAGATATTGCACAGATGGCTGACCGACTTATTGTTCTTGACGGCGGTAATATTGTTTTGGACGGTGAGCCGCTGCGGATCTTTTCTGAAGAGGAAGCGATACTCCGCAAAGCAGGTGTTGCCGTTCCGCCTGTTACGGATGTATTGCGTTATCTGCACGGACGCGGTCTGCCGGTACAGGAGCGCGTGAAAACCGTAGCAGAAGGCGCGGAGTCCATTTATGCGTCGCTGAAAGGGGCAGAGCATGCTCACTGATATTACGTTAGGTCAATATTTCCCGGGAGTTTCGTTTATTCACAAACTTGACCCGCGCGTTAAAATCGTTTGTACGTTGATTTTTATTGTTGCCATTTTCTTTGCCGATTCCCTTGTCTCTTACGGTATTGTGACGGCTTTCGTAGTTACTTGTTTTTTGACGGCAAAATTGCCGCCGCGGTTGATTGTCAAATCGATCAAGCCCCTTTGGGTTATTGTCGCTTTTACGCTGGGTATCCATTTATTCACGACACCGGGGGAAGCGATCTG of the Megasphaera vaginalis (ex Bordigoni et al. 2020) genome contains:
- a CDS encoding energy-coupling factor transporter ATPase — encoded protein: MSIPMLKADHLSHSYTDEAGRTVYAVKDVSFSIDEGEFVAIIGTNGSGKSTLAKHFNALLRPTEGSCEVCGMQTAQEENLWNIRQHVGMVFQNPDNQIVAAVVEEDVAFGPENLGVPSAEIKERVRTALERVQMTQYAKHGPHLLSGGQKQRIAIAGILAMQSRCIVLDEPTAMLDPKGRREVMDTLLQLHDEGITIVLITHFMEEAVRADRVLVMNQGELVLEGTPRDVFTHVRKLQTMGLDVPVAAELAALLREKGVAVSGQIITKEELGDSLCPLF
- a CDS encoding energy-coupling factor transporter ATPase, with amino-acid sequence MSIVLTGVRHTYGVGTPFEKTALHHIDLEIHAGEFVGIIGHTGSGKSTLVQILNGLLQPTEGTVTVDGINIGKKDKEAMTMRHTVGMVFQYPEYQLFEETIAKDIAFGPRNFGLNEEAVEERVKEAMEFVGLDYETYAARSPFRLSGGQMRRVAIAGVIAIHPAYLILDEPSAGLDPAGRREIFSEILRWHREKGITVILVSHNMEDIAQMADRLIVLDGGNIVLDGEPLRIFSEEEAILRKAGVAVPPVTDVLRYLHGRGLPVQERVKTVAEGAESIYASLKGAEHAH